One segment of Strix aluco isolate bStrAlu1 chromosome 4, bStrAlu1.hap1, whole genome shotgun sequence DNA contains the following:
- the VPS18 gene encoding vacuolar protein sorting-associated protein 18 homolog, whose product MASILDEYEDSLYRSASVQQSRASVGIPHSGYVNARLEKETPIFNKQRIDFAPPEKINSLVVSSNQLCMSLGKDTLLRIDLGKPDEPNQVELGRKDEAKVYKMFLDHTGSHLLIALNTSECLYLNRSVQKVRALSRWKGHLIESVGWNKFLGSETNTGPILVGTAQGQIYEAEISVSEGSLFSTNPDQYFRQVYTLEEESGPAPVCCLEIERGIEGKFFIIATTRKRLFQFVGKVPEGTEQQGFSSIFAMHADHLPSFREFPANFGFSEIAFYTPKLRSNPRSFAWMMGNGVLYGTLDYSRPDSILSDERVWVYPSDIDITVNKPISIVLTQFHFLLLLPDRVKAVCTLNGQVVFQDLFLEKFGLLTRMIKDPTVQQIWIHTEKVVFRYHVQRESRDVWKMYMNMNKFDLAKEYCKDRPECLDIVLAKEAEHCFQNKRYLDSAKCYALTQNYFEEIALKFIEAKQEEALMEFLIKKLSNLKPSEKTQTTLLTTWLTELYLNWLGILEGDPSQRNLYLDTREKFRTFLSSPKNKDCLFNNRASIYELLASHGDTEHMVYFAVIMQDYERVVAHHCQHDEYDEALNVLSRHRDEKLFYKFSPVLIQHIPKKVVDAWISMGSRLDARNLIPALVNYSQSASTQQINEAIRYMEFCVYQLEETQQAIHNYLLSLYALCRPDSLLSYLEQAGTNPNRIHYDLKYALRLCAEHGHHHACVHIYKVMELYEEAVDLALQVDVDLAKSCADLPEDDEELRKKLWLKIARHVVQEEKDVKKAMACLSSCALLKIEDVLPFFPDFVTIDHFKEAICNSLEDYNKHIEELKREMEEATQSAKRIREDIQEMRNKYGSVEPQEKCAACDFPLLNRPFYLFLCGHMFHYDCLLQAVFSNLPAYKQAKLEDLQKKLAATSQPSKSHHRPKDTDTISLGKGQQSREQIKADIDDIVAAECVYCGELMIRSIDKPFIDPQKYEEEMQSWL is encoded by the exons ATGGCCTCTATCCTGGACGAGTACGAGGATTCCCTGTACCGCTCCGCCTCCGTGCAGCAGAGCCGCGCCAGCGTGGGCATCCCGCACTCTG GATATGTGAATGCACGACTGGAGAAGGAAACGCCAATATTTAACAAGCAAAGGATTGATTTTGCTCCTCCGGAGAAAATTAACAGCTTAGTGGTCTCCTCTAACCAGCTCTGTATGAGCCTTGGCAAAGACACCCTTCTCAG GATTGATCTTGGGAAGCCAGATGAACCTAATCAGGTAGAGCTGGGACGCAAAGATGAAGCCAAAGTCTACAAGATGTTTTTGGACCACACAG GCTCTCATCTCCTGATTGCTCTGAACACCAGTGAATGCCTTTACCTGAACAGAAGTGTTCAGAAGGTGCGAGCACTCTCCCGCTGGAAAGGCCACTTGATTGAAAGTGTGGGCTGGAACAAATTTCTTGGTTCAGAGACCAACACTGGGCCTATCCTGGTGGGGACAGCCCAGGGACAGATCTATGAGGCCGAAATCTCTGTCAGTGAGGGAAGCCTCTTCAGCACTAATCCCGACCAGTACTTCCGACAGGTCTACACTCTGGAGGAGGAATCAGGACCTGCCCCAGTCTGCTGCTTGGAGATTGAACGAGGGATAGAAGGGAAATTTTTTATTATAGCCACCACTCGAAAGAGACTCTTCCAGTTTGTAGGCAAAGTGCCTGAAGGAACAGAGCAGCAAGGCTTCAGCTCTATATTTGCTATGCATGCTGACCATTTGCCCAGCTTCCGGGAGTTCCCGGCCAACTTTGGTTTCAGTGAGATAGCCTTTTACACCCCAAAATTGCGCTCCAACCCACGCTCCTTTGCCTGGATGATGGGAAATGGTGTTTTATATGGTACATTGGATTATAGCCGTCCTGATTCAATTCTGAGTGATGAACGGGTCTGGGTTTATCCTTCTGATATTGACATAACTGTGAACAAGCCAATATCCATTGTACTCACCCAGTTCCACTTCCTGTTGCTGCTGCCTGACCGGGTGAAGGCTGTATGCACTCTGAATGGGCAGGTTGTTTTTCAAGATCTGTTCTTGGAGAAGTTTGGCTTACTGACGCGTATGATCAAAGATCCCACAGTCCAGCAGATATGGATCCACACTGAGAAAGTAGTGTTCCGCTACCACGTCCAGCGGGAATCTAGAGACGTGTGGAAGATGTATATGAATATGAACAAATTTGATTTAGCCAAAGAGTATTGTAAGGACCGTCCAGAGTGCCTAGATATTGTGCTGGCGAAAGAAGCAGAGCACTGCTTCCAAAACAAGAGGTATCTAGATAGTGCCAAATGTTATGCGCTGACCCAGAACTACTTTGAGGAAATTGCCCTTAAGTTCATTGAAGCCAAGCAAGAAGAGGCCCTGATGGAGTTTCTGATTAAGAAGCTAAGTAACCTAAAGCCTTCTGAGAAGACACAGACCACTCTGCTGACCACATGGTTAACAGAGCTGTACCTGAACTGGCTAGGTATACTGGAAGGAGATCCCTCACAGCGAAATCTCTATTTGGATACACGGGAGAAGTTTCGCACTTTCCTGAGCAGTCCTAAAAACAAGGACTGTCTATTTAATAACCGGGCATCCATTTATGAGCTGTTGGCAAGCCATGGAGACACGGAGCACATGGTCTACTTTGCAGTCATCATGCAGGACTATGAGCGCGTAGTAGCTCACCACTGCCAGCACGATGAATATGATGAAGCTCTAAATGTGCTGTCCAGGCACAGAGACGAGAAGCTGTTCTACAAGTTCTCTCCAGTCCTCATCCAGCATATTCCCAAGAAGGTAGTTGATGCTTGGATTTCTATGGGCTCTAGACTGGATGCCAGGAACCTCATTCCAGCCCTTGTTAACTATAGCCAGAGTGCCAGCACCCAGCAGATCAATGAAGCCATTAGATATATGGAGTTCTGTGTCTATCAGTTGGAGGAAACCCAGCAAGCCATTCACAACTATCTGTTGTCTCTTTACGCTTTGTGTCGGCCGGACTCACTGCTATCATACCTGGAGCAAGCAGGAACCAACCCAAACAGGATCCACTATGACCTGAAGTATGCGTTACGCCTGTGCGCAGAGCACGGGCACCACCACGCGTGTGTCCATATCTACAAAGTGATGGAATTGTATGAGGAGGCTGTGGATCTCGCCttacag GTGGATGTTGATCTTGCCAAGTCATGTGCAGATCTCCCTGAAGATGATGAGGAACTCCGGAAGAAGCTCTGGTTGAAGATTGCTCGCCATGTTGTTCAGGAAGAGAAGGATGTCAAGAAGGCAATGGCCTGCCTCTCCAGCTGTGCCCTGCTGAAGATTGAAGACGTCCTGCCATTCTTTCCAGACTTTGTCACTATTGACCATTTCAAGGAGGCAATCTGTAACTCCCTGGAGGACTACAATAAGCACATTGAGGAGCTGAAAAGGGAGATGGAGGAAGCCACACAGAGTGCCAAGAGAATCAGAGAGGACATCCAGGAAATGCGAAATAAGTATGGCTCTGTGGAGCCTCAGGAAAAATGTGCTGCTTGTGACTTTCCACTTCTAAACCGCCCTTTTTACCTTTTCCTGTGTGGTCACATGTTTCACTATGACTGTCTCCTCCAAGCAGTTTTCTCAAACCTTCCTGCCTATAAGCAGGCAAAACTTGAAGACCTTCAGAAGAAGCTGGCAGCTACCAGTCAGCCTTCCAAGAGCCACCATCGTCCCAAGGACACAGATACCATTAGcttggggaaggggcagcagagCCGGGAACAGATCAAAGCTGACATTGATGATATTGTGGCAGCTGAATGTGTGTACTGTGGCGAGCTGATGATCCGGTCCATTGACAAGCCTTTTATTGATCCCCAAAAATATGAAGAGGAGATGCAAAGCTGGCTGTAG